A region from the Verrucomicrobiia bacterium genome encodes:
- the pxpB gene encoding 5-oxoprolinase subunit PxpB, with translation MRIDNYGPDACLVRFADRVDDEAFQRSQALWRRLDEHPPVGLLEATPGFTTLLLEFEPGTRPEAASISGLLEPALRPARKPSPPPHAIEIPVIYDGPDLERVAAAAQLSVADAITLHTQGQYRVLGLGFAPGFAYLGGLDPRLHTPRIETPRVKVPAGSVAIGGPFTAVYPCATAGGWNLIGRTELPILDPVRAAAGVAAAFRLHPGDAVRFVPVASQAPTPS, from the coding sequence TGCCTGGTGCGGTTCGCCGACCGGGTGGATGACGAGGCATTCCAACGGTCCCAGGCGCTGTGGCGGCGCCTCGATGAGCATCCGCCGGTGGGTTTGCTCGAGGCGACTCCGGGGTTCACCACGCTCCTGCTTGAATTCGAACCCGGCACACGCCCTGAGGCCGCGTCGATCTCAGGCCTTCTGGAACCGGCCCTCCGCCCCGCCCGCAAGCCGTCTCCACCGCCCCATGCGATCGAAATCCCGGTGATCTACGACGGACCCGATCTGGAACGGGTCGCGGCGGCGGCCCAATTGTCGGTGGCCGATGCGATTACGCTCCACACCCAGGGACAGTACCGGGTGCTGGGGTTGGGATTTGCGCCGGGCTTCGCCTACCTGGGCGGGCTTGACCCGCGCCTGCACACGCCCCGGATCGAGACCCCCCGGGTGAAGGTGCCGGCGGGTTCGGTAGCCATTGGCGGCCCTTTCACCGCGGTGTACCCGTGCGCCACAGCCGGCGGCTGGAACCTCATAGGCCGCACCGAACTGCCCATTCTCGATCCCGTCCGCGCCGCCGCGGGAGTGGCCGCCGCCTTCCGACTCCACCCCGGCGACGCTGTCCGGTTCGTTCCGGTGGCTTCCCAAGCTCCGACGCCGTCATGA
- a CDS encoding biotin-dependent carboxyltransferase family protein — translation MNEAVLELLDPGLGVSFQDLGRRGWRRFGVPPGGALDDHASRWANRLLGNPLGVPVLEVLLHGAQWRALRRVEVSVAGASVPHDPAQPDRWHTRTLEEGDRFSIPPSPSGVWSYLGVRGGFVADRWFGSVSAFPRGGLGEPLSAGAVLYRRAQAWPSWPSGVGQRWLDPAEQRDYASPPPLPVWPGPQWNLFPQAARDALFDTEWRVSSRCDRTGYRLEGEPLPVPGESILSEPVLPGSLQVPPDGRPIVTLRDGPTVGGYPKIALLDPRFLAWLVQCRSSQSIRFVPVGDGTKS, via the coding sequence ATGAACGAGGCTGTCCTCGAACTTCTCGATCCCGGACTGGGGGTTTCCTTTCAGGACCTGGGTCGTCGGGGTTGGAGACGGTTCGGAGTGCCGCCCGGAGGGGCCCTCGACGACCATGCGTCGCGTTGGGCCAACCGGCTTCTCGGCAATCCCCTTGGGGTTCCGGTTCTGGAGGTGCTCCTGCACGGCGCCCAATGGCGGGCCTTGCGCCGTGTCGAGGTGTCCGTTGCCGGCGCGTCGGTTCCCCACGATCCGGCCCAACCGGATCGCTGGCACACGCGGACTCTTGAGGAAGGCGATCGCTTTTCCATTCCGCCTTCGCCGTCCGGCGTCTGGTCGTACCTCGGTGTGCGTGGCGGATTTGTCGCCGATCGCTGGTTCGGCAGTGTCAGCGCCTTTCCCCGCGGCGGCCTTGGGGAACCGTTGTCCGCCGGGGCAGTCCTCTATCGCCGGGCGCAGGCGTGGCCTTCGTGGCCGAGCGGCGTGGGCCAGCGCTGGCTCGATCCCGCCGAGCAACGCGACTACGCCAGCCCTCCGCCGCTCCCGGTCTGGCCGGGGCCCCAATGGAATCTCTTCCCCCAGGCTGCACGGGACGCCCTGTTCGACACCGAATGGCGCGTCAGTTCGCGCTGCGACCGCACGGGCTACCGCCTGGAAGGGGAGCCTCTCCCGGTACCCGGGGAATCCATTCTGAGCGAACCCGTCCTTCCAGGATCGCTCCAGGTGCCGCCCGACGGCCGGCCGATTGTCACGCTGCGCGATGGTCCCACCGTGGGAGGATACCCGAAGATCGCCCTGCTCGATCCCCGCTTCCTCGCATGGCTGGTCCAGTGTCGGTCGAGCCAGTCGATCCGGTTTGTGCCCGTTGGAGATGGTACGAAGTCATGA
- a CDS encoding LamB/YcsF family protein: protein MSMPTPALGCDLGEGEDPALTARLMARLDAVHIACGGHAGDMASMAVCLELARAHGVRVGAHPGWPDPKGFGRHPALAPDPAIWPALLRDQVRALQSLTQGAGVRLHHVKLHGAWYHATDSDDALAVAHVRAVADLDPGLVIVARAGGRVAAMARAQGQPVWEEAFLDRGYCDDGTLVPRDEPGALLEDPALAVRRLRELLARGGWPGRGGAWIPLRARILCVHADSPGALALLEAAREELRRSRTPRPSGTPV, encoded by the coding sequence ATGAGCATGCCCACTCCCGCCCTCGGCTGCGATCTCGGCGAAGGCGAGGATCCCGCGCTGACCGCCAGGCTCATGGCACGTCTCGATGCCGTTCACATTGCGTGCGGCGGGCATGCGGGCGACATGGCCTCCATGGCCGTCTGTTTGGAACTCGCCCGCGCCCATGGTGTCCGGGTCGGGGCCCACCCGGGCTGGCCGGACCCAAAGGGATTTGGGCGTCACCCTGCCTTGGCCCCGGACCCTGCCATCTGGCCCGCCCTGCTGCGCGACCAGGTTCGCGCTCTCCAGTCCCTGACGCAGGGCGCCGGTGTACGCCTGCACCATGTGAAGCTCCACGGCGCCTGGTACCACGCCACGGACAGCGACGACGCCCTGGCTGTGGCGCATGTCAGGGCCGTGGCTGATTTGGATCCGGGCCTGGTGATTGTGGCCCGCGCGGGCGGGCGGGTGGCGGCCATGGCGCGGGCGCAGGGGCAACCGGTCTGGGAAGAAGCGTTTCTCGACCGCGGCTACTGCGACGACGGCACGCTGGTGCCGCGTGACGAACCGGGGGCGCTTCTCGAAGATCCCGCCCTCGCGGTGAGGCGCCTGCGCGAACTCCTCGCCCGGGGCGGCTGGCCGGGACGGGGCGGGGCGTGGATTCCGCTCCGCGCCCGGATTCTCTGTGTCCACGCCGATTCCCCGGGGGCCCTCGCGCTGCTGGAGGCCGCGCGGGAAGAACTCAGGCGAAGTCGTACACCACGGCCTTCCGGCACACCCGTTTGA
- a CDS encoding Dabb family protein yields MFSHVVIFWTDPDQPGAADTLIEGLHHYLRDLPGILHFHVGRMVPSHRPVVDQSYQVALNLVFPDKATQDAYQDHPRHVEFVEKVFKRVCRKAVVYDFA; encoded by the coding sequence ATGTTCTCGCACGTGGTGATTTTCTGGACGGATCCCGATCAGCCGGGGGCGGCGGATACGTTGATCGAAGGGCTCCATCATTACCTGCGTGACCTGCCCGGAATCCTTCATTTCCATGTCGGCCGCATGGTGCCCAGTCATCGGCCGGTCGTGGACCAAAGCTACCAGGTTGCCCTGAACCTCGTGTTTCCGGACAAGGCGACGCAGGACGCCTATCAGGACCATCCGCGGCATGTCGAGTTCGTCGAGAAGGTCTTCAAACGGGTGTGCCGGAAGGCCGTGGTGTACGACTTCGCCTGA
- a CDS encoding alpha/beta hydrolase, with amino-acid sequence MTSRYRADPARAKAIPRRTALGRLAALPILPSLLAAAAPDPAVPRLPRDQLLLYRTRSGAIRTARSAAEWRPRQEEIRAGFEAIAGPDPRPHPGTPPPFTIEEETDCGDYVRRLVTFAADPGGRVPAWLLVPRAALDGRRCPAALCLHQTHAAGFRTVVGLADSPDDEYAVELARRGMVCLATPYPLLADYHPDLSGLGYASGVRLATWNNRRGIDLLQSLPFVRPGPVGAIGHSLGGHTALFTAFLDSRIGVVATSCAFDSFVDYMGGDLTGWTQTRYFPRLRKYVGRPGEVPFDFHELIAALAPRALFVSAPLHDTNFRWESVGRVAAAARPVYALHHAAHRLRVRHPDVPHRFPPEIRREAYDFIDEHLGV; translated from the coding sequence ATGACTTCACGCTATCGAGCTGACCCCGCCCGGGCCAAAGCAATTCCGCGGCGCACCGCCCTCGGCCGGCTGGCGGCCCTCCCCATCCTCCCATCCCTCCTGGCGGCCGCGGCGCCGGACCCGGCGGTGCCCCGGCTGCCCCGGGATCAACTGCTCCTCTACCGCACCCGTTCGGGGGCGATTCGGACGGCCCGTTCCGCGGCCGAATGGCGCCCGCGCCAGGAGGAGATCCGGGCGGGATTCGAGGCCATCGCCGGTCCGGATCCCCGTCCGCACCCGGGCACGCCTCCGCCCTTCACCATCGAAGAGGAGACCGATTGTGGTGACTACGTCCGCCGCCTCGTCACCTTCGCGGCCGATCCCGGGGGGCGGGTGCCGGCCTGGCTGCTCGTACCGCGTGCTGCACTCGATGGCCGCCGCTGCCCGGCCGCCCTGTGCCTCCACCAGACTCATGCGGCCGGGTTTCGCACCGTGGTCGGATTGGCGGACAGTCCCGACGACGAATACGCCGTCGAGCTTGCACGGCGGGGGATGGTTTGCCTGGCGACGCCCTACCCGCTGCTGGCGGACTACCATCCCGACCTCTCCGGCCTCGGCTACGCCAGCGGTGTCCGGCTTGCCACCTGGAACAACCGGCGCGGCATCGATCTGCTCCAGTCGCTGCCCTTCGTCCGGCCCGGCCCGGTTGGCGCCATCGGCCATTCGCTGGGCGGCCATACCGCCCTCTTCACCGCCTTTCTCGACTCCCGCATCGGCGTCGTGGCCACCAGTTGCGCCTTCGACTCCTTTGTCGATTACATGGGGGGCGATCTCACCGGCTGGACCCAGACCCGCTATTTTCCGCGGCTCCGCAAATATGTCGGGCGACCCGGGGAGGTGCCGTTCGATTTCCATGAACTGATCGCCGCTCTCGCCCCGCGGGCCCTGTTCGTCAGCGCGCCGCTTCACGATACGAATTTCCGTTGGGAAAGCGTTGGCCGGGTTGCGGCCGCCGCCCGTCCGGTGTACGCCCTTCATCATGCCGCTCATCGTCTGCGGGTTCGCCACCCCGATGTTCCCCATCGGTTTCCGCCCGAAATCCGCCGCGAGGCCTACGACTTCATCGACGAGCACCTCGGGGTCTGA
- a CDS encoding DUF3616 domain-containing protein, with the protein MALVLFLVLLQPSLGAAEQRTYTGCCDASAAALVNESLFAVASDEDNVLRLYRRDQGGPPVRTVDVSSFLGLRRRDEADFEGATRLGDLLFWTGSHSRNPAGQPRPSRHVLFATVVRGEGLEATLVPVGAPYRTLVGDLAADPLYREFRVADAASRPPEAPGGWNIEALGTGPDDSLLIGLRNPVPDGRALIVPLLNPRDVIERRPARFGPPLRPDLNGLGLRAMDRAGSIHLLVGGPAEGGGRHRMFLWDGVSERPEARPQLIPRGFQAESVLFLEGNAAGGRLAELLSDDGGTRIGGQRCQDIADPARRRFQVLRVRY; encoded by the coding sequence ATGGCCCTGGTTCTCTTCCTCGTGCTTCTCCAGCCGTCGTTGGGGGCCGCGGAACAGCGCACCTATACCGGTTGCTGCGACGCCTCGGCCGCCGCCCTGGTCAATGAATCGCTCTTTGCCGTGGCCAGCGACGAGGACAACGTCCTCCGCCTGTACCGGCGCGATCAAGGCGGGCCGCCTGTTCGCACCGTCGATGTCTCGTCGTTCCTGGGCCTCCGCCGGCGCGACGAGGCCGATTTCGAGGGGGCCACCCGGCTGGGGGATCTCCTCTTCTGGACCGGTTCGCATTCCCGGAATCCCGCCGGGCAACCCCGTCCGTCGCGCCATGTCCTGTTTGCCACGGTGGTCCGGGGCGAAGGACTTGAGGCGACGCTGGTGCCCGTGGGGGCGCCTTACCGCACGCTGGTGGGAGATCTTGCGGCAGACCCCCTTTACCGCGAGTTCCGGGTGGCCGACGCCGCATCGCGTCCCCCCGAGGCCCCGGGCGGCTGGAACATCGAAGCCCTCGGCACCGGGCCCGACGACTCGTTGCTCATCGGCCTGCGCAATCCCGTTCCCGACGGGCGGGCCCTCATCGTGCCGCTCCTGAATCCGCGCGACGTCATCGAACGGCGGCCCGCCCGGTTCGGTCCGCCGCTCCGTCCCGACCTCAACGGGCTGGGGCTGCGGGCCATGGATCGGGCCGGCTCGATCCATCTTCTGGTGGGGGGCCCGGCGGAAGGCGGGGGACGGCATCGGATGTTTCTGTGGGACGGCGTCTCGGAGCGACCGGAGGCGCGGCCGCAGCTCATTCCGCGCGGATTTCAGGCCGAGAGCGTGCTCTTCCTGGAAGGGAATGCAGCCGGGGGACGATTGGCCGAGTTGTTGAGCGATGACGGCGGCACCCGGATTGGCGGACAGCGCTGTCAGGACATTGCGGACCCGGCGCGGCGTCGTTTCCAGGTGCTGCGGGTCCGCTACTGA
- the xth gene encoding exodeoxyribonuclease III, whose translation MKLISWNVNGLRAVLRKNFLEYLAAEDPDILCVQETKAGPDDVQALWPAGYTTYWDAAERKGYSGTVVFTKQRPVSVRRGLGIEEHDREGRVVTAEYDQFFVVNVYVPNAQRGLTRLPYRQTWDRDFRKYLMKLGRRKPVVCCGDFNVAHTEIDLANPKSNVGNHGFTPEERAGFQSLIEAGFVDTFREFEPGGGHYTWWSPMSGARARNVGWRIDYVLVSAALRPRLRSAFIRNEIMGSDHCPVGVELEPDALQ comes from the coding sequence GTGAAGTTGATCTCGTGGAATGTAAACGGGCTCCGGGCGGTGCTGCGAAAGAACTTCCTGGAATACCTCGCCGCCGAAGACCCGGACATCCTCTGCGTTCAGGAAACCAAGGCCGGTCCGGACGACGTCCAGGCGCTCTGGCCGGCGGGCTACACGACATATTGGGATGCGGCCGAGCGGAAGGGATACAGCGGAACGGTGGTGTTCACGAAACAGCGGCCGGTGTCGGTCAGGCGCGGCCTCGGCATCGAGGAGCACGACCGCGAAGGCCGCGTGGTGACGGCGGAGTACGATCAGTTCTTCGTGGTGAATGTGTACGTGCCCAACGCGCAGCGCGGTCTGACCCGACTGCCGTACCGGCAGACGTGGGACCGGGATTTCCGCAAGTACCTGATGAAGCTGGGGCGGCGCAAGCCGGTGGTGTGCTGTGGTGATTTCAACGTGGCCCACACGGAGATCGACCTGGCGAATCCGAAGTCGAACGTGGGCAATCACGGCTTCACACCCGAGGAACGCGCGGGCTTCCAGTCGCTGATCGAGGCCGGCTTCGTCGATACCTTCCGCGAATTCGAACCCGGTGGCGGCCACTATACGTGGTGGAGTCCGATGTCGGGCGCCCGGGCGCGGAACGTGGGCTGGCGCATCGATTACGTGCTGGTCTCCGCCGCACTCCGGCCTCGGTTGAGGAGCGCCTTCATCCGGAACGAGATCATGGGGTCCGACCACTGTCCCGTCGGGGTCGAACTCGAACCCGATGCCCTTCAGTAG
- a CDS encoding carboxy terminal-processing peptidase, with product MNTLVIQAMLVAAISLAGLTQSRSPQHAQVSGSRDQPLLESVPPPASGPRAVSLTASEAGRIARATAEVLVQGHYRQAPFDDAMSRTFFTNYLSTLDYSRLVFTQEDVDEFGRRYAESLDNLTQANDASPAYVIFQRYLERLESRTAFALEQLAAPVDFTTDERFNPQRSKGPWPRNEKEAEELWRLRVKFDLLQGRLANDDPQQVVTNLTKRYQRLLKTMKEYDGEEILSLYLTSLANAFDPHSDYMSASEARQFEISNVKLSLTGIGALLEWDDGYTRIRSLVPGGPAERSRQLKPKDRIVLVAQGDGEPVDVVEMRLNKVVELIRGQKGTEVRLTIIPADSEDGARREIRLIRDDIPLTEQFAKARLVDLPGEDGRVTRLGIVILPQFYENCARDVEKLIHRLKEEKVEGLVLDLRRNGGGILEEAIALTGLFIPQGPVVQVKNQNGHTRLLQDDNPKIVWDGPIAIAVGHQSASASEIVAAALQDYGRAVVVGDSATHGKGTVQTLIPLTQFFSQRTVGPYAGKLKFTVSKFYRIAGGTTQKYGVTPDIALPTILDHMELGESYLPNCLPADRTTPLRFQRMDHVDPYLAVLRERSANRVAVSREYAYILEDIEELKRRREDPSVSLNEQVRLAEKEERKTREEARKKERREFDPQPLPIFEVTLDMVARNEPARLLTAAAAKDDEPLLAAASGTEVEDEADKADKAGDEPERLEPQLRETLDILRDYLDLLAAKGQRLVFDGRSATAQK from the coding sequence ATGAACACCCTTGTGATCCAAGCGATGCTGGTGGCGGCGATCTCCCTGGCGGGCCTCACCCAGTCGCGCTCGCCCCAACACGCGCAGGTCTCCGGGTCTCGCGACCAGCCCCTTCTCGAATCCGTTCCGCCCCCGGCCTCCGGACCGCGTGCGGTCAGCCTCACCGCCTCCGAGGCCGGCCGGATCGCCCGCGCGACCGCCGAGGTGCTCGTCCAGGGCCACTACCGGCAGGCGCCCTTCGACGATGCGATGTCGCGCACCTTCTTCACCAACTACCTCTCGACCCTGGATTACAGCCGGCTGGTCTTCACCCAGGAGGACGTGGACGAGTTCGGGCGGCGCTATGCGGAGAGCCTGGACAACCTGACCCAGGCCAACGACGCCTCCCCGGCCTACGTGATCTTCCAGCGCTACCTCGAACGCCTCGAAAGTCGGACCGCCTTCGCCCTCGAACAACTTGCCGCCCCGGTGGATTTCACGACGGACGAGCGGTTCAACCCCCAACGTTCGAAGGGCCCATGGCCTCGCAATGAGAAGGAGGCGGAGGAACTCTGGCGTCTGCGGGTGAAGTTCGATCTCCTCCAGGGCCGGCTTGCCAACGACGATCCCCAGCAGGTGGTCACCAACCTGACCAAGCGTTACCAGCGCCTCCTCAAGACCATGAAGGAGTACGACGGCGAGGAGATCCTCTCCCTCTACCTCACCTCCCTGGCCAACGCCTTCGATCCCCACTCGGACTACATGAGCGCCTCCGAGGCCCGCCAGTTCGAGATCAGCAACGTCAAACTCTCCCTCACCGGCATCGGCGCCCTCCTCGAATGGGATGACGGCTACACCCGCATCCGCAGCCTCGTCCCCGGCGGACCCGCCGAGCGCAGCCGTCAGTTGAAACCCAAGGACCGCATCGTCCTCGTCGCCCAGGGCGACGGCGAACCCGTCGATGTCGTCGAGATGCGCCTCAACAAGGTCGTCGAACTCATCCGCGGCCAGAAGGGCACCGAAGTCCGCCTCACCATCATTCCGGCCGATTCCGAGGACGGTGCCCGCCGTGAGATCCGCCTGATTCGCGACGACATCCCCCTGACCGAGCAGTTCGCCAAGGCACGTCTGGTGGACCTCCCGGGAGAGGATGGCCGGGTCACGCGCCTCGGAATCGTGATCCTGCCCCAGTTTTACGAAAACTGCGCCCGGGACGTGGAGAAGCTCATCCATCGCCTGAAGGAGGAGAAGGTCGAAGGCCTGGTGCTCGACCTGCGCCGCAACGGCGGAGGGATCCTCGAGGAAGCCATCGCCCTGACCGGCCTCTTCATTCCCCAGGGACCGGTGGTTCAGGTGAAGAACCAGAACGGCCACACCCGGCTCCTTCAGGACGACAATCCGAAGATTGTGTGGGACGGCCCGATCGCCATTGCCGTCGGACATCAGAGCGCTTCGGCCTCCGAAATCGTCGCCGCCGCCCTTCAGGATTACGGGCGCGCCGTCGTCGTCGGGGATTCCGCCACCCACGGCAAGGGCACCGTACAGACCCTGATCCCGCTGACCCAGTTCTTCAGTCAGCGCACCGTCGGGCCGTATGCGGGCAAGCTCAAGTTCACCGTCTCCAAGTTCTATCGCATCGCCGGCGGAACCACCCAGAAGTACGGCGTCACTCCCGACATCGCCCTTCCCACCATCCTTGACCACATGGAACTGGGCGAATCCTACCTGCCAAACTGCCTGCCGGCCGACCGCACCACCCCGCTCCGTTTCCAGCGGATGGACCACGTGGATCCCTACCTCGCCGTTCTCCGCGAACGCTCGGCCAACCGCGTCGCCGTCAGCCGCGAATACGCCTACATCCTCGAAGACATCGAGGAACTCAAACGCCGGCGCGAGGATCCGTCGGTCTCCCTCAATGAACAGGTCCGCCTCGCCGAGAAGGAGGAGCGCAAGACCCGCGAGGAGGCTCGGAAGAAGGAACGCCGCGAGTTCGATCCCCAGCCCCTGCCCATCTTCGAGGTGACCCTCGACATGGTGGCCAGGAATGAACCCGCCCGGCTGCTCACCGCAGCGGCCGCCAAGGACGACGAACCGCTCCTCGCCGCCGCCAGCGGCACAGAGGTCGAGGACGAGGCGGACAAGGCCGACAAGGCCGGGGACGAACCCGAGCGCCTCGAACCCCAGTTGCGCGAGACCCTCGACATCCTGCGCGACTATCTCGATCTCCTCGCCGCCAAGGGGCAGCGTTTGGTCTTCGATGGCCGGTCCGCCACCGCCCAGAAATAG
- a CDS encoding DUF4338 domain-containing protein, with protein MVVDEVIQGRRLTPAELAEIRNCSPTIRIGIGTRISQRALPALGLAHRHASVPKIWPAAARSQVGGSWLDSAAFASTSQRQRSTQPATGPDRADCSVLEADSGEPEPVRIDPVAPGSREDALRAPLQRHHYLGFRNRVGENIGYLVCPGPGALAARFRLAAWHCQAARRLHRLNEEQRHRHRWRLTNNTRFLIPAWVRVPHLASHVLARVLGRLTGLAPTLRTRRDLVETFVDPALPAPRTAAAAAVGANHRQWGRNGPSDTASTTAKEVFVRPLGLHWRQRLCP; from the coding sequence GTGGTCGTCGACGAAGTCATCCAGGGGCGGCGATTGACCCCGGCGGAACTGGCCGAGATCCGCAACTGCTCGCCGACCATCCGGATTGGCATCGGAACCCGGATTTCACAGAGAGCTCTGCCAGCGTTGGGATTGGCACACCGACACGCCAGCGTCCCAAAGATATGGCCTGCCGCAGCTCGCTCTCAAGTTGGAGGCTCGTGGCTGGATTCGGCTGCCTTCGCGTCAACGTCCCAGCGTCAACGATCGACGCAACCGGCAACTGGTCCAGATCGAGCTGACTGCAGCGTTCTGGAAGCCGATTCTGGCGAGCCTGAGCCGGTGCGCATCGATCCCGTGGCTCCAGGTTCGCGCGAAGACGCTCTTCGGGCACCGCTCCAGCGCCATCACTACCTGGGTTTTCGCAACCGCGTCGGCGAAAACATCGGCTACCTGGTCTGTCCCGGACCGGGCGCCCTGGCGGCGCGTTTTCGCCTGGCCGCCTGGCATTGTCAGGCCGCGCGACGCCTTCATCGGCTGAACGAGGAACAACGTCATCGGCATCGCTGGCGACTGACCAACAATACCCGCTTCCTCATCCCGGCCTGGGTGCGTGTGCCCCACCTGGCCAGCCATGTCCTGGCCCGGGTCCTCGGCCGTCTGACCGGATTGGCGCCAACGCTACGGACAAGGCGTGACCTGGTGGAGACCTTCGTCGATCCCGCTTTGCCGGCACCTCGCACCGCCGCCGCGGCTGCCGTTGGGGCGAACCACCGGCAGTGGGGACGCAATGGCCCCTCCGACACCGCCTCCACCACCGCCAAGGAAGTGTTCGTACGCCCGCTGGGCTTGCACTGGCGCCAGCGCCTTTGCCCATGA